In the Campylobacter sp. RM6914 genome, one interval contains:
- the thiE gene encoding thiamine phosphate synthase encodes MSEIYALSDDVLTPDETIVAQVDEILRFGVKYFQFRSKKAVKNQAVAREILSLCQKYNAKFIVNDDIYFAKSIGANAVHLGKDDADINKAREILGKDTFIGVSCYNDVNLAIKAQEDGASYVAFGSVFSSQTKPNAPRVSLETLKKAKEILNIPICAIGGINASNIDQIYDLDIDLIAVVTAIYRPNSITKNLKALSHNRI; translated from the coding sequence ATGAGTGAAATTTACGCTTTAAGCGACGATGTTTTAACGCCCGATGAAACTATCGTCGCACAAGTGGATGAAATTTTACGATTTGGCGTTAAATACTTTCAATTTCGCTCCAAAAAAGCTGTTAAAAATCAAGCAGTAGCGCGTGAAATTTTATCACTTTGCCAAAAATATAACGCCAAATTTATCGTAAACGATGACATATATTTTGCAAAAAGTATAGGAGCAAATGCCGTTCATTTAGGCAAAGATGACGCTGATATAAATAAAGCTCGTGAAATTTTAGGCAAGGACACATTTATCGGGGTTAGCTGCTACAACGATGTAAATTTGGCCATAAAAGCCCAAGAAGACGGAGCTAGCTATGTGGCGTTTGGCTCTGTATTTTCCAGCCAAACCAAACCAAACGCACCGAGAGTTAGCCTAGAAACATTAAAAAAAGCAAAAGAAATTTTAAACATTCCAATTTGTGCGATAGGAGGGATAAATGCTAGTAATATAGATCAAATTTACGACCTAGACATCGACCTAATCGCTGTTGTAACCGCCATATATCGGCCAAATTCTATCACTAAAAATTTAAAAGCCCTATCCCATAATCGCATATAA
- a CDS encoding DJ-1 family glyoxalase III: MNKVAVILANGFEEIEALSVVDILRRAQIDTVTVGLDRALVTGSHGIAVQSDILLSELNEIEFDMIVLPGGLPGATNLAKSEELCSLLRKFDDNAKLIAAVCAAPMALEAAGVLKQKFTCYPGFESSVRANKSGYTSDKKVVFDHNIITSCGPAMAMEFALELVKELKGIGVYESVMSELLYDRL; this comes from the coding sequence ATGAATAAAGTTGCGGTTATTTTGGCAAACGGCTTTGAAGAGATAGAGGCTTTAAGTGTTGTTGATATCTTAAGACGCGCACAGATTGATACCGTAACTGTCGGTCTTGATAGAGCGCTTGTTACGGGGTCGCACGGTATCGCAGTGCAAAGCGACATCTTGCTTTCTGAGTTAAACGAGATTGAATTTGACATGATAGTTTTGCCAGGCGGTCTTCCTGGAGCTACAAATTTAGCAAAAAGTGAAGAGCTATGTTCTTTACTTAGAAAATTTGATGATAACGCAAAATTAATAGCTGCTGTCTGTGCTGCACCGATGGCGCTTGAAGCAGCCGGTGTTTTAAAGCAAAAATTTACATGCTATCCTGGCTTTGAAAGCAGTGTAAGAGCCAACAAATCAGGCTATACGAGTGATAAAAAAGTTGTCTTTGATCATAATATAATTACATCATGCGGTCCTGCTATGGCTATGGAATTTGCGCTTGAGCTTGTTAAAGAGTTAAAAGGCATCGGCGTGTATGAGAGTGTTATGAGTGAATTACTTTATGATAGATTATAA
- a CDS encoding RNA recognition motif domain-containing protein, with protein sequence MNIYVGNLSYRMTDAELKEAFAPFGEIRRAKVVMDRETNRSKGFGFVEMDDDTAAQNAITELNGKEIGGRALRVNEARPRD encoded by the coding sequence GTGAATATTTATGTTGGAAATTTGTCATACCGTATGACAGACGCAGAGCTTAAGGAGGCGTTCGCGCCGTTTGGTGAAATTAGACGTGCTAAAGTCGTTATGGATCGTGAGACTAACCGCTCAAAAGGTTTTGGTTTTGTAGAGATGGATGATGATACGGCCGCTCAAAATGCCATTACTGAACTAAACGGTAAAGAGATCGGCGGACGTGCGTTAAGAGTTAACGAAGCTCGCCCAAGAGATTAA
- the thiD gene encoding bifunctional hydroxymethylpyrimidine kinase/phosphomethylpyrimidine kinase, with protein MKNILIIAGSDSVGGAGAQADIKTCEAFGCYSATAMTVFVCENTQVTYDISGISANFVDSQIKGITEELEIDAIKVGMLFNKDVMQVVKNWLPKFNVPIVIDPVCISKSNVKLIEDEAISALKELLSFATIATPNRYEARELFNNDFTNIPCDVIVKKQVVDDKSVDTLYRKDGSSQNFATPLADPLIMHGAGCTFSTAIACSLAQGLSLEESIAKAKNYVYQAIQNGLTTKLGKNLLNHKIKI; from the coding sequence GTGAAAAACATACTTATTATCGCCGGTTCTGATAGTGTAGGAGGAGCCGGCGCTCAAGCCGACATAAAAACTTGCGAAGCCTTTGGTTGTTATAGCGCAACAGCAATGACGGTTTTTGTTTGCGAAAACACTCAGGTTACTTACGATATTTCAGGTATTAGCGCGAATTTTGTTGATTCACAAATTAAAGGCATAACCGAAGAGCTAGAGATAGATGCGATAAAAGTCGGTATGCTTTTTAACAAAGATGTCATGCAAGTCGTTAAAAACTGGTTACCTAAATTTAACGTCCCTATCGTAATCGACCCTGTTTGCATCAGTAAATCAAACGTAAAGCTAATCGAAGATGAAGCCATATCTGCACTCAAGGAGTTGCTAAGCTTTGCAACAATTGCTACTCCAAACAGATATGAGGCAAGAGAGCTATTTAACAACGACTTTACAAACATTCCTTGTGATGTTATCGTTAAAAAGCAAGTTGTGGACGACAAAAGCGTTGATACACTATATAGAAAAGATGGCTCAAGCCAAAATTTCGCCACTCCTTTGGCCGATCCGCTAATCATGCACGGAGCCGGTTGCACATTTTCAACCGCCATCGCTTGCTCTTTAGCACAAGGCTTAAGCTTGGAGGAGTCTATCGCGAAAGCTAAAAACTATGTCTATCAAGCCATACAAAATGGACTTACAACAAAACTTGGTAAAAATCTTCTAAACCATAAAATAAAAATATGA
- a CDS encoding aminotransferase class V-fold PLP-dependent enzyme yields the protein MINLEHIRRNIILQDGIYYFDYTASGLAYESIEDRLRQMLKSYANTHSDSSSSAVATHNLYEESRRKLKQLLGLDDSFYLLPCGYGSTAAIKKFQELTGLYIPPKTRKRYHIKPTSNSPLVIIGPYEHHSNEVSFREAMCDVVRVGLSKEGGIDFTNLEQILQLNSKREIIASFSVASNVTGVISDYKKVYGLVKRYGGILALDAASFSAYANVDCNYFDALFLSPHKLLGGVGSCGLLAIKKELATDEEPTFAGGGTVSYVSRRSHMFVKDTEQLEQGGTPPITQLVRARFAYELRGEIGFDNICENENELGEYFEQGIVQIPDLINYRPKNLKKLPIFSFNIKDISPYDFAALLSNDYGIQTRAGCACAGPYGHELLGMKDDVATSQKPGWVRVSLHYTHTFEDVDYLINAIKESIKKYRDMWAEERSLYAIMG from the coding sequence TTGATAAATTTAGAGCATATTAGAAGAAATATTATCTTACAAGATGGAATTTATTATTTTGACTATACGGCTTCAGGACTAGCTTATGAAAGTATAGAAGACCGCCTAAGACAGATGCTTAAAAGCTATGCAAATACACACTCGGATAGTTCTTCAAGCGCGGTTGCGACTCACAATTTATATGAAGAATCAAGAAGAAAACTTAAACAATTGCTAGGGCTTGATGATAGCTTTTATCTGCTTCCTTGTGGATACGGCTCTACGGCAGCTATTAAAAAATTTCAAGAGCTAACAGGGCTTTATATACCTCCAAAAACCAGAAAAAGATACCACATAAAACCTACGTCAAACTCCCCGCTTGTTATCATCGGACCTTATGAACACCACTCAAATGAAGTAAGTTTTAGAGAGGCTATGTGTGATGTTGTAAGAGTGGGGCTTAGCAAAGAGGGCGGCATAGACTTTACGAATTTAGAGCAAATTTTACAACTAAACTCAAAAAGAGAGATCATAGCTAGCTTTAGTGTAGCCTCAAACGTAACCGGCGTTATTAGTGATTATAAGAAAGTATATGGGCTTGTAAAGCGTTATGGTGGTATTTTGGCGTTAGATGCAGCGAGTTTTAGCGCATATGCAAATGTTGATTGCAACTACTTTGATGCTCTTTTTCTATCTCCGCATAAACTCCTTGGAGGAGTTGGAAGCTGTGGACTACTTGCTATCAAAAAAGAGCTAGCAACCGATGAGGAGCCGACTTTTGCCGGCGGAGGCACCGTAAGTTACGTTAGTAGAAGATCGCATATGTTTGTTAAAGATACAGAACAGCTAGAGCAAGGTGGAACACCTCCCATTACTCAGCTTGTTAGAGCTAGATTTGCGTATGAATTAAGAGGCGAGATAGGGTTTGATAATATCTGTGAAAATGAAAACGAGCTTGGAGAGTATTTTGAGCAAGGCATAGTTCAAATTCCAGACTTGATAAATTATCGCCCGAAAAATCTTAAAAAACTACCAATATTTTCGTTTAATATTAAAGATATTTCGCCGTATGATTTTGCTGCGCTTTTAAGCAACGACTATGGCATACAAACTAGGGCAGGGTGTGCATGCGCCGGACCTTATGGTCATGAGCTACTTGGTATGAAAGACGATGTTGCCACTTCGCAAAAGCCGGGCTGGGTCAGGGTAAGTTTACACTATACACATACATTTGAGGATGTTGATTATTTGATTAATGCCATTAAAGAGAGTATCAAAAAGTATCGCGATATGTGGGCGGAAGAGCGCTCTTTATATGCGATTATGGGATAG
- a CDS encoding DUF234 domain-containing protein, with product MKHLEIDELIKFHLVFDDFELKGSYYDVFEAIEREILKNYKNFMARFYFQSDREQAIKSALIKLARSDRKKFNILKILPKNLANKVYAELFKKDFLFVEKSREEPVKRIKHQSLKKSERRYKIEDKMHFSSHFSRFWFRFIEPNLELLKNGDEKKLLEIIKSEFDQYASLGFELLCGELMAKILGIKDHIDSFWKKRIEIDIFLQFNDKLVVGEAKYKERKICKNILNLLLYKCKKLDINPDIIMLFSRNGFSKELRELKDERVRLYEIKDFERLLND from the coding sequence ATGAAACACCTTGAGATCGATGAACTTATTAAATTTCATCTTGTGTTTGATGATTTTGAGCTTAAAGGATCGTATTACGATGTTTTTGAAGCGATAGAGCGTGAAATTTTAAAAAACTACAAAAATTTCATGGCTAGATTTTACTTTCAAAGTGATAGAGAGCAAGCCATAAAATCAGCTCTTATAAAACTAGCAAGAAGCGATAGAAAAAAATTTAATATCCTTAAAATTCTACCTAAAAATTTAGCCAACAAAGTCTATGCCGAGCTTTTTAAAAAGGACTTTTTATTTGTAGAAAAAAGCAGAGAAGAGCCTGTAAAACGCATAAAACACCAGAGTTTAAAAAAGAGCGAACGCAGATATAAGATAGAAGATAAAATGCACTTTAGCAGCCATTTCTCAAGATTTTGGTTTAGGTTTATAGAGCCAAATTTAGAACTTTTAAAAAACGGGGACGAAAAAAAGCTTTTAGAGATCATCAAAAGCGAATTTGACCAATACGCAAGTCTTGGCTTTGAGCTTCTTTGCGGCGAGTTGATGGCTAAAATTTTAGGCATAAAAGATCATATAGACAGCTTTTGGAAAAAGCGAATAGAGATAGATATCTTTTTGCAATTTAACGATAAGCTTGTAGTTGGTGAAGCAAAATACAAAGAGAGAAAAATTTGCAAAAACATATTAAATTTACTACTTTATAAATGTAAAAAACTTGACATAAACCCGGATATCATAATGCTATTTTCAAGAAATGGCTTTAGTAAAGAGCTAAGAGAGCTAAAAGATGAGCGGGTTAGACTTTATGAGATTAAAGATTTTGAAAGGTTGCTTAATGACTAA
- a CDS encoding sensor histidine kinase: MTNQNIQDGLKNLIEQTYLIEQEYKNLHSSYENLQKIIKDVVDVMPTALWVLNSDGTLFLQNSQAIKDSELFQNINLNTPGEIEFKGCVYLIKIANKDDKKIVSAVDITNEKRNERLASMGQVAAHLAHEIRNPIGSVSLLTSTLLRKADDRIKPMVGEIQKAIWRVERIIKATLLFTKGVQINPDVFNFLELKEECEEAIKSYTYSKDIKFDLRFKSAFYNADKDLLGMVFQNLIFNAIDAIEESEDESGEVALSYEKTPQEHKFYIRDSGVKINDKKMVFEPFKTSKLKGNGLGLSLCLQIILAHKGSIEVTLSPKTFCISLPIYKK, from the coding sequence ATGACTAACCAAAACATCCAAGATGGCTTAAAAAACCTAATCGAACAAACATATCTTATCGAACAAGAGTATAAAAATTTACACTCTTCTTATGAAAATCTGCAAAAGATCATAAAAGACGTGGTGGACGTCATGCCTACCGCACTTTGGGTGCTAAATAGCGACGGAACGCTTTTTTTGCAAAATTCACAAGCCATAAAAGACTCCGAACTTTTTCAAAATATAAATTTAAACACTCCTGGCGAGATAGAATTTAAAGGTTGTGTTTATCTCATTAAAATCGCAAACAAAGATGATAAAAAAATCGTCTCCGCAGTAGATATAACAAATGAAAAACGCAATGAAAGACTAGCTTCTATGGGACAAGTGGCGGCTCATTTAGCCCACGAGATAAGAAACCCCATCGGCTCTGTCTCGCTTTTAACAAGCACGCTTTTACGAAAAGCCGATGATAGGATCAAACCTATGGTTGGTGAGATACAAAAGGCGATCTGGCGAGTAGAACGTATCATAAAAGCAACTTTGCTCTTTACAAAAGGTGTTCAGATAAATCCTGATGTATTTAATTTTCTAGAGCTCAAAGAGGAGTGTGAAGAGGCGATAAAATCCTACACATACTCAAAGGATATTAAATTTGATCTCAGGTTTAAAAGCGCCTTTTATAACGCCGATAAAGACTTGCTTGGCATGGTTTTTCAAAATTTAATATTTAATGCGATAGACGCGATAGAAGAGAGTGAGGATGAGAGTGGCGAAGTCGCACTAAGCTATGAAAAGACCCCACAAGAGCATAAATTTTATATCAGAGATAGCGGAGTGAAAATCAATGATAAAAAGATGGTTTTTGAGCCATTTAAGACAAGCAAGCTAAAAGGCAACGGACTTGGTTTGTCCCTTTGCCTGCAAATTATTCTAGCTCACAAGGGCAGCATAGAAGTAACCTTGTCGCCAAAAACTTTTTGTATAAGCTTGCCGATATATAAAAAATAG
- a CDS encoding glutamate--tRNA ligase family protein: MGGKFKHFIFVAKFYISFMLCIHENRQIISRIAPTPSGFLHTGNAYNFLLTYLYTRSKNGFLYLRIDDYDVTRYQRQYVQNIFDVLEFLGVDYDGGARSVLEFESKFSFKHRFEIYKKELLRLDDTYFCDCTKKTPNAYVDGVYTGLCRDKNLKYEKDKTALRINTNGEIYLGDFVLFKKDDMPSYNFASVVDDELLGVNFIVRGEDLNECSAAQIYLAKKLGFRFFDAKIIHHELLIKDGKKLSKSSNAPAINLKEDPKIYYSLVAKRLKLNPGCADSLSNLLYEFQTKISF, from the coding sequence ATGGGTGGCAAATTTAAACATTTTATATTTGTAGCTAAATTCTATATCTCATTCATGCTTTGCATTCATGAAAATCGTCAAATAATCTCGCGTATAGCACCGACTCCAAGTGGCTTTTTACATACGGGAAATGCCTATAACTTTCTACTGACCTATCTTTACACACGCTCAAAAAACGGCTTTTTATATCTACGTATAGATGACTATGATGTCACTAGATATCAAAGGCAGTATGTCCAAAATATCTTTGATGTGCTTGAATTTTTGGGTGTTGATTACGATGGTGGGGCTAGAAGTGTTCTTGAGTTTGAGAGTAAATTTAGCTTTAAGCACCGCTTTGAAATTTACAAAAAAGAGCTTTTAAGACTTGACGATACGTATTTTTGCGATTGCACAAAAAAGACACCAAACGCTTATGTGGACGGCGTTTATACAGGTCTTTGCAGAGATAAAAATTTAAAATACGAAAAAGACAAAACAGCACTTCGCATAAATACTAATGGTGAAATTTATCTTGGGGATTTTGTTTTATTTAAAAAAGACGATATGCCATCGTATAACTTTGCAAGTGTTGTTGATGATGAACTTTTAGGTGTAAATTTTATCGTGCGAGGAGAGGATCTAAATGAGTGCTCCGCGGCTCAAATTTATCTTGCAAAAAAGCTTGGCTTTAGATTTTTTGACGCTAAAATCATCCATCACGAACTACTTATAAAAGATGGTAAAAAGTTAAGCAAATCCTCAAATGCTCCCGCAATAAATTTAAAAGAAGATCCAAAAATTTACTACTCGCTTGTGGCTAAAAGGCTAAAATTAAATCCAGGTTGTGCCGATAGTTTGTCAAATTTACTTTATGAATTTCAAACAAAAATTTCTTTTTAA
- the efp gene encoding elongation factor P: protein MASYSMGDLKKGLKIEIDGVPYKIVEYQHVKPGKGAAFVRARIKSFIDGKVLEKTFHAGDKCEQPNLEDKQMQYLYDDGEYCQFMDTVTYEQVAISDEDVGDAKKWMIDGMMVDILFHNGKAIGVEVPQVVELKIVETPPNFKGDTQGGKKPATLETGAVVQIPFHVLEGEVIRVDTVRGEYIERANK, encoded by the coding sequence ATGGCTTCATATTCAATGGGGGATTTAAAAAAAGGCTTAAAAATCGAAATCGACGGTGTTCCTTACAAGATCGTAGAATACCAACATGTAAAACCTGGTAAAGGTGCGGCATTTGTTCGTGCTAGAATCAAGTCTTTTATCGATGGAAAAGTTCTTGAAAAAACATTTCACGCAGGAGATAAATGCGAACAGCCCAATCTTGAAGATAAACAAATGCAATATCTTTATGACGATGGCGAATATTGCCAATTTATGGACACTGTTACTTATGAGCAAGTTGCAATATCAGATGAAGATGTGGGTGACGCAAAAAAATGGATGATCGATGGAATGATGGTTGATATTTTATTTCACAACGGTAAAGCGATCGGAGTTGAAGTTCCACAAGTGGTTGAACTTAAGATTGTTGAGACTCCGCCAAATTTCAAAGGTGATACTCAAGGTGGTAAAAAACCTGCTACTCTTGAAACGGGTGCTGTTGTGCAGATACCTTTTCACGTGCTTGAGGGCGAGGTTATACGCGTAGATACCGTTAGAGGCGAATACATCGAACGCGCAAATAAATAA
- a CDS encoding SelT/SelW/SelH family (seleno)protein: MQVKITYCNSUNYRPVASRVEEELNKNFDDIKVEKIIGDGGNFIVELNGEVLFSKKDLIGTNEPRFPHGDEITRLIRAKIA; encoded by the coding sequence ATGCAAGTAAAAATCACTTACTGCAACTCTTGAAACTATCGTCCTGTAGCTTCTCGTGTAGAAGAAGAGTTAAATAAAAATTTTGACGATATCAAGGTTGAGAAGATCATAGGAGATGGTGGAAATTTCATCGTTGAGTTAAATGGAGAGGTTCTTTTTTCAAAAAAAGATCTAATTGGCACAAATGAGCCACGTTTTCCACATGGAGACGAGATCACTCGCCTGATAAGAGCTAAAATAGCATAA
- the dnaE gene encoding DNA polymerase III subunit alpha → MSDFTHLHLHTEYSLLDGANKIKELAKTLKEQGVKSAAITDHGNMFGAIDFYQTMKKEGIKPLIGIEAYIHNQDELNDKSTKQRFHLILIAKNQTGYKNLMYLSSMSYVEGFYYYPRINKKILKEHSEGVICTAACLQGEVSWHLNLSERNLKYGAKGYEKAKEVALEYKEIFGDDFYLEIMRHGIGDQRRIDDDILKISRETGIKVIATNDTHYTFKERADAHEVFMCIAMNKNLDDPNRLRHSVHEFFVKTPKQMNELFLDIPEAIENTQEIVNKCNLELDLGNPTPPNFKFTIEYANERGLELPEPQNRYSFVNDAVFFEYECKKGLEERLKFVPQEQHEMYRSRLKTEIDIINKMNFPGYMMIVWDFINEAKKRGIPVGPGRGSAAGSLVAYSLKITDLDPIPYSLLFERFLNPERVSMPDIDVDFCQTRRGEIIDYVTDKYGKFNVAGVITFGKLLAKGVIRDVARVCGMPYAEADTMAKLIPDELGITLKDAFEKEPKISELISRDGNAARVWKFALDLEGLNRNAGQHAAGVVISNEELWNKTPLFRQPNSPEDHYVTQYSLKYLEDVDLIKFDFLGLKTLTVIDNAIKLVKARTGKDIVWENIDKNDKKVYDMIQGGDAIGIFQIESEGMRKLGTSLKPDCFEDIVAMLALYRPGPMESGMLDDFVKRKHGEAAITYAFPELEPILSPTYGVIVYQEQVMQIVQKIGGFSLGGADLVRRAMGKKDPELLKKQKDLFVEGAIKMGFDADKSGDLFDLILKFAGYGFNKSHSAAYAYVTFQTAYLKAYYPAEFMAALLTSEENNTDKIVRYIDESKRLKIDVVGPDINHSMKEFSVVETDGKDQIIFGFGAIKGVGGAAIESMIGERENGVFKDLDDFVSRVDSFKVNKKVIESLVKSGAMDSFHLTRFCLINNIENILEACKNAATLRKNATESLFGEDESMNEVKVKLLPTDVEYNKKDMLQFEQESVGIYLSGHPLDEYKVQIESIKYTLSSQFDTLPQNSEIMVVGKIEDFSTRITKSGKKMGTINILDFHGSIEIAVFERELVRVEEILASSEEKNLPFAFKINISKDDQFIRAKLNSIHTLSEAGELKFETRKLKQFGNYAKKDEKQAPQKVKEYELLEVILDLNELSKDKITKLYTLGFDEHQAGVDKNNKRLVLKIKNSQTDEIFVYNTEFIVGDNFGQKALNLMAG, encoded by the coding sequence ATGAGTGATTTTACACATTTGCATCTACATACGGAATACTCATTGTTAGATGGGGCAAACAAGATAAAAGAGCTTGCTAAGACACTAAAAGAGCAGGGCGTAAAAAGCGCTGCAATTACTGATCACGGCAACATGTTTGGCGCTATCGACTTTTATCAAACCATGAAAAAAGAGGGCATAAAGCCACTTATCGGCATCGAAGCTTATATCCACAATCAAGACGAGCTAAATGATAAAAGCACTAAGCAGCGTTTTCACCTTATCTTGATCGCAAAAAACCAAACCGGATATAAAAATTTAATGTATCTAAGCTCGATGAGCTATGTCGAGGGATTTTACTACTATCCGCGCATAAATAAAAAAATACTTAAAGAGCATAGCGAGGGTGTGATATGTACTGCTGCGTGCTTGCAAGGCGAGGTTAGCTGGCATTTAAATTTAAGCGAGAGAAACCTAAAATACGGTGCGAAAGGTTACGAAAAAGCAAAAGAAGTAGCGCTTGAATATAAAGAAATTTTTGGAGATGATTTTTATCTTGAGATCATGCGTCACGGTATAGGCGATCAGCGCAGGATCGATGATGATATACTAAAAATTTCAAGAGAGACCGGCATAAAGGTTATCGCGACAAACGATACGCACTATACTTTCAAGGAAAGAGCAGATGCTCATGAAGTATTTATGTGTATCGCGATGAACAAAAACTTAGACGATCCAAATCGCTTGCGTCACAGTGTTCATGAGTTTTTTGTGAAAACTCCAAAGCAGATGAATGAGCTTTTTTTAGATATCCCAGAAGCGATAGAAAATACGCAGGAAATAGTAAATAAATGTAACTTAGAGCTTGATCTTGGCAATCCAACTCCTCCGAATTTTAAATTTACTATCGAATACGCTAACGAGCGTGGACTAGAGCTTCCTGAGCCGCAAAACAGATATAGCTTTGTAAATGATGCGGTATTTTTTGAATACGAATGTAAAAAAGGGCTTGAAGAGAGGCTAAAATTCGTTCCTCAAGAACAACATGAGATGTATAGAAGTCGCTTGAAGACAGAGATAGATATCATAAATAAAATGAATTTCCCGGGCTATATGATGATAGTCTGGGACTTTATCAATGAGGCGAAAAAGCGCGGTATTCCGGTGGGTCCGGGACGTGGATCTGCTGCGGGAAGTTTGGTTGCGTATTCGCTTAAGATAACTGACCTTGACCCGATACCTTATAGCTTGCTTTTTGAGAGATTTCTAAATCCAGAACGTGTAAGCATGCCCGATATAGACGTGGACTTTTGTCAAACAAGACGCGGTGAGATTATTGATTATGTTACTGATAAATACGGTAAATTTAACGTCGCAGGAGTTATAACCTTTGGTAAGCTACTTGCAAAGGGTGTTATACGTGACGTTGCCAGGGTTTGTGGTATGCCTTATGCCGAAGCCGATACTATGGCAAAGCTCATACCGGACGAGCTGGGCATAACATTAAAAGACGCCTTTGAAAAAGAACCAAAAATTTCTGAGCTCATATCAAGAGACGGTAATGCGGCTCGTGTTTGGAAATTTGCGCTTGACTTAGAGGGGCTAAACCGAAACGCAGGTCAGCATGCTGCAGGTGTGGTTATCTCAAACGAAGAGCTTTGGAACAAGACGCCATTGTTTCGCCAACCAAACAGTCCTGAAGATCACTATGTGACGCAGTATAGTCTAAAATATTTAGAAGATGTCGACCTGATAAAATTCGACTTTCTTGGACTTAAAACTTTAACCGTTATAGATAACGCTATAAAGCTGGTTAAGGCAAGAACCGGCAAAGACATAGTTTGGGAAAATATCGACAAGAACGATAAAAAAGTTTACGACATGATACAAGGCGGCGATGCGATAGGGATATTCCAGATAGAAAGCGAGGGTATGAGAAAGCTAGGAACTAGCCTAAAACCCGACTGCTTTGAAGACATCGTCGCGATGCTTGCTCTTTATCGTCCGGGACCTATGGAGAGTGGCATGCTTGATGACTTCGTTAAGCGTAAGCACGGAGAGGCGGCGATAACTTATGCTTTTCCTGAGCTTGAGCCTATCTTAAGCCCTACATACGGAGTTATAGTCTATCAAGAACAGGTTATGCAAATAGTTCAGAAAATAGGTGGTTTTAGCCTTGGTGGTGCCGACCTTGTTCGTCGTGCCATGGGTAAAAAAGACCCAGAGCTGCTAAAGAAGCAAAAGGATTTATTTGTTGAAGGCGCTATAAAGATGGGCTTTGATGCGGATAAGTCGGGTGACTTGTTTGACCTTATCTTAAAATTTGCGGGATACGGCTTTAATAAATCACACTCAGCGGCTTATGCCTATGTCACGTTTCAAACTGCGTATCTAAAGGCTTACTATCCAGCTGAATTTATGGCGGCACTCTTAACAAGCGAGGAAAATAACACCGATAAAATCGTGCGCTATATCGATGAGAGTAAAAGGCTAAAGATTGATGTGGTAGGACCTGATATAAACCACTCTATGAAAGAATTTAGTGTTGTTGAGACTGATGGTAAAGATCAGATCATATTTGGATTTGGCGCGATAAAAGGTGTCGGAGGAGCCGCGATAGAAAGCATGATAGGTGAGAGAGAAAACGGCGTCTTTAAAGATCTTGATGATTTTGTTTCTCGCGTAGATTCGTTTAAAGTTAATAAAAAGGTTATTGAAAGCCTTGTAAAATCAGGTGCAATGGATAGTTTTCACTTGACTAGATTTTGCTTGATAAATAATATAGAAAATATCCTAGAAGCATGTAAAAATGCCGCCACACTTCGCAAAAATGCCACAGAGAGCCTTTTTGGCGAGGATGAAAGCATGAATGAAGTTAAGGTCAAACTTTTACCAACTGATGTCGAGTATAACAAAAAAGATATGCTTCAGTTTGAGCAAGAAAGTGTCGGAATTTATCTTTCTGGACACCCGCTTGATGAGTATAAAGTGCAGATCGAAAGTATCAAATACACTCTAAGCTCGCAGTTTGATACCTTGCCGCAAAATTCAGAGATAATGGTAGTAGGTAAGATAGAGGACTTTAGTACCAGGATAACCAAAAGCGGTAAAAAAATGGGCACTATAAACATACTTGACTTTCATGGAAGTATCGAGATAGCGGTCTTTGAAAGAGAGCTTGTTAGAGTGGAAGAAATTCTAGCAAGCAGTGAGGAGAAAAATTTACCTTTTGCATTTAAGATAAACATAAGCAAAGATGATCAATTTATAAGAGCAAAATTAAACTCCATCCACACTCTTAGTGAGGCAGGTGAGCTTAAATTTGAAACTAGAAAACTAAAACAGTTTGGCAACTATGCTAAAAAAGATGAGAAACAAGCTCCGCAAAAAGTAAAAGAATACGAGCTTTTAGAGGTTATTTTGGATTTAAATGAACTAAGTAAAGACAAGATAACAAAACTTTACACGCTTGGTTTTGACGAACATCAAGCAGGAGTTGATAAAAACAACAAACGCCTTGTGTTAAAGATTAAAAACAGCCAAACGGATGAAATTTTTGTCTACAACACGGAATTTATCGTTGGAGATAACTTCGGACAAAAAGCCTTAAATTTAATGGCTGGATAA